In the Streptomyces fradiae ATCC 10745 = DSM 40063 genome, one interval contains:
- a CDS encoding glycoside hydrolase family 18 chitinase yields MVGLATPAQAAASATATYTKVSDWGGGFEGKWTVKNTGTTALNSWTVEWDFPSGTSVGSAWDATVTGSGNHWTAKNLSWNGSLAPGASVTFGFNGTGTGSPTGCKLNGESCDGGPGQPGDNPPSAPGTPTASDVTDTSVKLSWSAATDDKGVKNYDVLRDGAKVATVTGTTYADSGLTAGTDYSYSVQARDTADQTGPASGSVAVRTTGGDGGPGPGPSSTVKMGYFTNWGVYGRNYHVKNLVTSGTVNKITHINYAFGNVQGGKCTIGDAYADYDKAYTADQSVDGKADTWDQPLRGNFNQLRKLKAQYPHIKVLWSFGGWTWSGGFGQAIQNPDAFAQSCYDLVEDPRWADVFDGIDLDWEYPNACGLTCDASGQTAMSKMMKSMRAKFGANNLVTAAITADASAGGKIDAADYGPAAQYVDWYNVMTYDFFGAWAAKGPTAPHSPLTTYPGIPQSGFTSAEAIAKLKAKGVPAKKLLLGIGFYGRGWTGVTQKEPGGTATGPAGGTYEQGIEDYKVLKNTCPANGTVAGTAYAHCGTNWWSYDTPATVQSKMAWAKGQGLGGAFYWEFSGDTANGELATAVHSGLQ; encoded by the coding sequence ATGGTCGGCCTCGCAACCCCCGCCCAGGCAGCCGCCTCGGCGACCGCCACCTACACCAAGGTCTCGGACTGGGGCGGCGGTTTCGAGGGCAAGTGGACGGTGAAGAACACCGGCACCACCGCCCTCAACTCCTGGACCGTCGAGTGGGACTTCCCCTCCGGCACGTCGGTCGGCTCCGCCTGGGACGCCACCGTCACCGGCAGCGGCAACCACTGGACCGCCAAGAACCTGTCCTGGAACGGCAGCCTCGCCCCCGGGGCGTCGGTCACCTTCGGGTTCAACGGCACCGGCACCGGCTCCCCCACCGGCTGCAAACTGAACGGCGAGTCCTGCGACGGCGGCCCCGGCCAGCCCGGCGACAACCCGCCGTCGGCGCCCGGCACCCCGACCGCCTCGGACGTCACCGACACCTCGGTGAAGCTGAGCTGGTCCGCGGCCACCGACGACAAGGGCGTCAAGAACTACGACGTCCTGCGCGACGGCGCCAAGGTCGCGACCGTCACCGGCACGACGTACGCCGACAGCGGGCTGACCGCCGGCACCGACTACTCCTACAGCGTCCAGGCCCGTGACACGGCCGACCAGACCGGCCCGGCCAGCGGCTCCGTCGCGGTCCGCACGACCGGTGGCGACGGGGGCCCCGGCCCCGGCCCGTCGTCCACCGTCAAGATGGGCTACTTCACCAACTGGGGCGTCTACGGCCGCAACTACCACGTCAAGAACCTGGTGACGTCGGGCACGGTCAACAAGATCACCCACATCAACTACGCGTTCGGCAACGTCCAGGGCGGCAAGTGCACCATCGGTGACGCCTACGCGGACTACGACAAGGCGTACACCGCCGACCAGTCCGTCGACGGCAAGGCCGACACCTGGGACCAGCCGCTGCGCGGCAACTTCAACCAGCTCCGCAAGCTGAAGGCCCAGTACCCGCACATCAAGGTGCTGTGGTCGTTCGGCGGCTGGACCTGGTCCGGCGGCTTCGGCCAGGCGATCCAGAACCCGGACGCCTTCGCCCAGTCCTGCTACGACCTGGTGGAGGACCCGCGCTGGGCCGACGTCTTCGACGGCATCGACCTGGACTGGGAGTACCCGAACGCCTGCGGCCTGACCTGCGACGCCAGCGGCCAGACCGCCATGTCCAAGATGATGAAGTCGATGCGCGCCAAGTTCGGTGCGAACAACCTGGTCACCGCGGCGATCACCGCCGACGCCTCGGCCGGCGGCAAGATCGACGCCGCCGACTACGGCCCGGCCGCGCAGTACGTCGACTGGTACAACGTGATGACGTACGACTTCTTCGGCGCCTGGGCGGCGAAGGGCCCGACGGCCCCGCACTCCCCGCTGACCACCTACCCGGGCATCCCGCAGTCCGGCTTCACCTCCGCCGAGGCGATCGCCAAGCTGAAGGCGAAGGGCGTGCCCGCCAAGAAGCTGCTGCTCGGCATCGGCTTCTACGGGCGCGGCTGGACCGGCGTCACCCAGAAGGAGCCGGGCGGCACCGCGACGGGCCCGGCGGGCGGCACGTACGAGCAGGGCATCGAGGACTACAAGGTCCTCAAGAACACCTGCCCGGCGAACGGCACCGTGGCGGGCACCGCGTACGCCCACTGCGGCACCAACTGGTGGAGCTACGACACCCCGGCGACGGTCCAGTCCAAGATGGCCTGGGCCAAGGGCCAGGGCCTGGGCGGCGCCTTCTACTGGGAGTTCAGCGGCGACACCGCCAACGGTGAGCTGGCCACGGCCGTCCACTCCGGCCTCCAGTAA
- a CDS encoding F0F1 ATP synthase subunit gamma, protein MGAQLRVYKRRIRSITATKKITKAMEMISASRIVKAQRKVAASTPYATELTRAVTAVATGSKTDHPLTTEAQSPTRAAVLLVTSDRGLAGGYSANAIKQADRLSERLRGEGKEVDTYIVGRKGVAYYGFRERKVADSWTGFSDNPTYADAKQVAAPLIAAVQQDTADGGVDELHIVFTEFVSMMTQTPVDNRMLPLSLAEAEEETGTKGELLPLFDFEPSAEDVLDALLPRYVESRVYNALLQAAASEHAARRRAMKSATDNAGELINTLSRLANAARQAEITQEISEIVGGASALADATAGSDK, encoded by the coding sequence ATGGGAGCGCAGCTCCGGGTCTACAAGCGTCGCATCCGGTCGATCACCGCGACGAAGAAGATCACCAAGGCGATGGAGATGATCTCCGCCTCGCGCATCGTCAAGGCGCAGCGCAAGGTGGCGGCCTCCACGCCGTACGCGACCGAGCTCACCCGCGCGGTCACGGCGGTGGCGACCGGATCGAAGACCGACCACCCGCTCACCACGGAGGCGCAGTCCCCGACCCGTGCCGCGGTCCTGCTCGTCACGAGCGACCGCGGTCTGGCCGGCGGCTACTCCGCCAACGCCATCAAGCAGGCCGACCGGCTCTCCGAGCGGCTGCGCGGCGAGGGCAAGGAGGTCGACACGTACATCGTCGGCCGCAAGGGTGTCGCCTACTACGGGTTCCGCGAGCGCAAGGTCGCGGACTCGTGGACCGGCTTCTCCGACAACCCGACCTACGCGGACGCCAAGCAGGTGGCCGCCCCGCTGATCGCGGCCGTCCAGCAGGACACCGCGGACGGCGGTGTGGACGAGCTGCACATCGTCTTCACGGAGTTCGTGTCGATGATGACGCAGACCCCGGTGGACAACCGGATGCTGCCGCTCAGCCTCGCCGAGGCCGAGGAGGAGACGGGGACGAAGGGCGAGCTCCTTCCCCTGTTCGACTTCGAGCCGTCGGCGGAGGACGTCCTCGACGCCCTCCTGCCGCGCTACGTCGAGAGCCGTGTCTACAACGCCCTGCTGCAGGCCGCCGCCTCCGAGCACGCGGCCCGCCGCCGGGCGATGAAGTCGGCCACCGACAACGCGGGAGAGCTGATCAACACGCTCTCGCGCCTTGCCAACGCGGCCCGCCAGGCCGAAATCACCCAGGAAATCAGCGAGATCGTCGGAGGCGCCAGCGCCCTGGCCGACGCGACCGCGGGGAGTGACAAGTAA
- the atpD gene encoding F0F1 ATP synthase subunit beta, with amino-acid sequence MTTSVETATATGRVARVIGPVVDVEFPVDAMPEIYNALTVEVDDPAEEGKRKTLTLEVAQHLGDGIIRAISMQPTDGLVRQAPVTDTGKGITVPVGDFTKGKVFNTLGEVLNVPEANAEVTERWPIHRTAPAFDQLESKTEMFETGLKVVDLLTPYVKGGKIGLFGGAGVGKTVLIQEMIMRVANLHEGVSVFAGVGERTREGNDLIAEMEESGVLDKTALVFGQMDEPPGTRLRVALAGLTMAEYFRDVQKQDVLFFIDNIFRFTQAGSEVSTLLGRMPSAVGYQPNLADEMGLLQERITSTRGHSITSMQAIYVPADDLTDPAPATTFAHLDATTVLSRPISEKGIYPAVDPLDSTSRILDPRYIAQDHYDTAMRVKGILQKYKDLQDIIAILGIDELGEEDKLVVHRARRVERFLSQNTHAAKQFTGVDGSDVPLDESIAAFNAICDGEYDHFPEQAFFMCGGLEDLKKNAKDLGVS; translated from the coding sequence ATGACGACCTCTGTTGAGACGGCCACGGCGACTGGCCGCGTCGCCCGGGTCATCGGCCCGGTCGTCGACGTGGAGTTCCCCGTCGACGCGATGCCGGAGATCTACAACGCGCTGACGGTCGAGGTCGACGACCCGGCCGAGGAGGGCAAGCGCAAGACGCTGACGCTCGAGGTGGCGCAGCACCTCGGCGACGGCATCATCCGCGCCATCTCCATGCAGCCCACCGACGGCCTGGTCCGCCAGGCCCCGGTGACCGACACGGGCAAGGGCATCACCGTCCCGGTCGGCGACTTCACCAAGGGCAAGGTGTTCAACACCCTCGGCGAGGTGCTGAACGTGCCCGAGGCGAACGCCGAGGTCACCGAGCGCTGGCCGATCCACCGCACCGCCCCGGCCTTCGACCAGCTCGAGTCGAAGACCGAGATGTTCGAGACCGGTCTGAAGGTCGTCGACCTTCTCACCCCGTACGTCAAGGGTGGAAAGATCGGTCTGTTCGGTGGCGCCGGTGTCGGCAAGACCGTGCTGATCCAGGAAATGATCATGCGTGTCGCCAACCTCCACGAGGGCGTCTCCGTCTTCGCGGGCGTCGGCGAGCGCACCCGTGAGGGCAACGACCTGATCGCGGAGATGGAGGAGTCCGGCGTCCTGGACAAGACCGCCCTGGTCTTCGGCCAGATGGACGAGCCCCCGGGCACCCGTCTGCGCGTCGCCCTGGCCGGTCTGACGATGGCGGAGTACTTCCGCGACGTCCAGAAGCAGGACGTGCTCTTCTTCATCGACAACATCTTCCGGTTCACCCAGGCCGGTTCCGAGGTGTCCACCCTGCTCGGCCGCATGCCGTCCGCGGTGGGCTACCAGCCGAACCTGGCCGACGAGATGGGCCTCCTCCAGGAGCGCATCACGTCGACCCGCGGTCACTCGATCACCTCGATGCAGGCGATCTACGTCCCCGCCGACGACCTGACCGACCCGGCGCCGGCCACCACCTTCGCCCACCTCGACGCGACGACGGTTCTCTCCCGTCCGATCTCCGAGAAGGGCATCTACCCGGCCGTGGACCCGCTGGACTCCACGTCCCGGATCCTGGACCCGCGCTACATCGCGCAGGACCACTACGACACCGCCATGCGGGTCAAGGGCATCCTGCAGAAGTACAAGGACCTCCAGGACATCATCGCGATCCTCGGTATCGACGAGCTGGGCGAAGAGGACAAGCTGGTCGTCCACCGCGCCCGTCGCGTCGAGCGCTTCCTGTCCCAGAACACCCACGCGGCGAAGCAGTTCACCGGCGTGGACGGTTCGGACGTGCCGCTCGACGAGTCGATCGCCGCGTTCAACGCGATCTGCGACGGTGAGTACGACCACTTCCCCGAGCAGGCCTTCTTCATGTGCGGTGGGCTCGAGGACCTCAAGAAGAACGCCAAGGACCTGGGCGTCTCCTGA
- the atpB gene encoding F0F1 ATP synthase subunit A: MQKELLVTADAQTLAFEVDCHLFEGCGFPAPSVWSFIFDPIFVVGPVEFNKPMLLAIIGTFAIIAFFWAAFAKAKVVPGKFQMVAEALYEFVRQGVAREVIGKKGEPFVPLLVSLFFFVWMLNLWALIPLAQFPVSSVIAYPVGLALLVWVTYMTVTFRSNGFVGGIRNLCVPSGLPKPIYVLLTPLEFVSNVFVRPFTLAVRLFANMFAGHILILIFTIATWYMLGTFLGTVYASASFLMTLVLTVFELFIQALQAYVFTVLTATYLSQALEEAH, translated from the coding sequence ATGCAGAAGGAGCTCTTGGTGACTGCTGACGCCCAGACGCTCGCGTTCGAGGTCGACTGCCATCTGTTCGAGGGATGCGGCTTCCCCGCCCCCTCCGTGTGGTCGTTCATCTTCGACCCGATCTTCGTGGTCGGGCCCGTCGAGTTCAACAAGCCGATGCTGCTGGCGATCATCGGGACCTTCGCCATCATCGCGTTCTTCTGGGCCGCCTTCGCCAAGGCCAAGGTGGTTCCCGGCAAGTTCCAGATGGTCGCCGAGGCGCTCTACGAGTTCGTCCGCCAGGGCGTGGCCCGCGAGGTCATCGGCAAGAAGGGCGAGCCCTTCGTACCGCTCCTCGTGTCGCTGTTCTTCTTCGTGTGGATGCTGAACCTCTGGGCCCTGATCCCGCTGGCGCAGTTCCCGGTCAGCTCCGTCATCGCCTACCCGGTCGGCCTGGCCCTCCTGGTGTGGGTCACCTACATGACGGTCACCTTCCGGAGCAACGGCTTCGTCGGCGGCATCCGCAACCTCTGCGTGCCGAGCGGCCTGCCCAAGCCGATCTACGTGCTGCTGACGCCGCTCGAGTTCGTGTCCAACGTCTTCGTACGCCCCTTCACCCTGGCCGTACGACTCTTCGCGAACATGTTCGCGGGACACATCCTGATCCTGATCTTCACCATCGCCACGTGGTACATGCTCGGCACGTTCCTGGGCACGGTCTACGCCTCGGCGTCCTTCCTGATGACGCTCGTCCTCACGGTCTTCGAGCTCTTCATCCAGGCGCTCCAGGCGTACGTGTTCACCGTCCTGACCGCCACGTACCTCTCGCAGGCGCTCGAAGAAGCGCACTGA
- a CDS encoding F0F1 ATP synthase subunit epsilon produces MAAELHVELVAADRSVWSGEATMVIARTTSGDIGVMPGHQPLLGVLESGPVTIRTSEGSTVVAAVHGGFLSFADNKLSLLAEIAELAEEIDTQRAERALERAKSESDAAAERRAEVRLRAVAAH; encoded by the coding sequence TTGGCCGCTGAGCTGCACGTCGAGCTGGTCGCCGCGGACCGGAGTGTCTGGTCCGGCGAGGCCACCATGGTCATCGCGCGCACCACCTCCGGCGACATCGGCGTCATGCCCGGCCACCAGCCGCTGCTGGGTGTGCTGGAGTCGGGCCCGGTGACCATCCGCACCAGCGAGGGGAGCACCGTCGTCGCCGCCGTGCACGGCGGCTTCCTCTCCTTCGCGGACAACAAGCTGTCGCTGCTCGCGGAGATCGCCGAGCTTGCGGAAGAGATCGACACCCAGCGCGCCGAGCGCGCGCTGGAGCGTGCGAAGTCGGAGTCGGACGCCGCCGCCGAGCGGCGCGCCGAGGTCCGGCTGCGTGCGGTGGCGGCGCACTAG
- a CDS encoding F0F1 ATP synthase subunit B, with product MLHLAAEEPQMPLLPVWPEIVIGLIAFGIVFVIFAKKLLPTINKALEERREAIEGRMEQAEAAQVEAQSVLEQYRAQLDEARHEAARLRQEAQEQGATIIAEMRAEGQRQRDEIIATGQAQIERERAAAAAALRQDVGKLATDLAGKLVGESLEDTARQSRTIDRFLDELEEKAEASR from the coding sequence ATGTTGCATCTGGCAGCTGAAGAGCCGCAGATGCCGCTGCTCCCGGTCTGGCCCGAGATCGTCATCGGCCTGATCGCCTTCGGCATCGTCTTCGTCATCTTCGCCAAGAAGCTCCTTCCGACGATCAACAAGGCTCTGGAAGAGCGCCGTGAGGCCATCGAAGGCCGCATGGAGCAGGCTGAGGCGGCCCAGGTCGAGGCCCAGAGTGTTCTGGAGCAGTACCGGGCGCAGCTCGACGAGGCCCGGCACGAGGCCGCGCGACTGCGCCAGGAGGCCCAGGAGCAGGGCGCCACGATCATCGCCGAGATGAGGGCGGAAGGCCAGCGCCAGCGCGACGAGATCATCGCCACGGGCCAGGCCCAGATCGAGCGCGAGCGCGCCGCGGCCGCCGCAGCCCTGCGGCAGGACGTCGGCAAGCTCGCCACCGACCTGGCCGGCAAGCTGGTCGGCGAGTCCCTCGAGGACACCGCCCGCCAGAGCCGCACCATCGACCGCTTCCTCGACGAGCTCGAGGAGAAGGCCGAGGCGTCCCGATGA
- the atpA gene encoding F0F1 ATP synthase subunit alpha, with protein MAELTIRPEEIRDALENFVQSYKPDAASREEVGTVSLAGDGIAKVEGLPSTMANELLKFEDGTLGLALNLEEREIGAIVLGEFSGIEEGQSVQRTGEVLSVAVGEGYLGRVVDPLGNPIDGLGEIETSGRRALELQAPTVMQRKSVHEPMETGYKAVDAMTPIGRGQRQLIIGDRQTGKTALAVDTIINQRDNWRTGDPKKQVRCIYVAIGQKGSTIASVRGALEEAGALEYTTIVAAPASDPAGFKYLAPYTGSAIGQQWMYEGKHVLIVFDDLSKQADAYRAVSLLLRRPPGREAYPGDVFYLHSRLLERCAKLSDEMGAGSMTGLPIVETKANDVSAFIPTNVISITDGQCFLESDLFNAGQRPALNVGISVSRVGGSAQHKAMKQVSGRLRVDLAQFRELEAFAAFGSDLDAASKAALERGKRMVELLKQPQYQPMSTENQVVSVWAGTTGRMDDVPVQDIRRFETELLDYLHREHKSLMTSIREGGKMSDDTLEKVAECIVDFKKQFETFDGKLLGEDAPAAVNVSK; from the coding sequence ATGGCGGAGCTCACGATCCGGCCGGAGGAGATCCGGGACGCGCTGGAGAACTTTGTCCAGTCGTACAAGCCGGACGCGGCCTCGCGCGAGGAGGTCGGTACGGTCAGCCTTGCCGGCGACGGCATCGCGAAGGTGGAGGGTCTTCCCTCGACCATGGCCAACGAGCTGCTGAAGTTCGAGGACGGCACCCTCGGCCTCGCCCTCAACCTCGAGGAGCGCGAGATCGGTGCCATTGTCCTCGGTGAGTTCAGCGGCATCGAGGAGGGCCAGTCGGTCCAGCGCACCGGCGAGGTCCTGTCCGTCGCCGTCGGCGAGGGCTACCTGGGTCGCGTCGTCGACCCGCTCGGCAACCCGATCGACGGCCTCGGCGAGATCGAGACGTCGGGCCGTCGCGCCCTCGAGCTGCAGGCCCCCACGGTCATGCAGCGCAAGTCGGTGCACGAGCCGATGGAGACGGGCTACAAGGCCGTCGACGCGATGACCCCGATCGGCCGCGGTCAGCGTCAGCTGATCATCGGCGACCGCCAGACGGGCAAGACCGCCCTGGCCGTCGACACGATCATCAACCAGCGTGACAACTGGCGCACCGGCGACCCGAAGAAGCAGGTCCGCTGCATCTACGTCGCCATCGGCCAGAAGGGCTCCACCATCGCGTCCGTCCGCGGCGCGCTGGAGGAGGCCGGCGCCCTGGAGTACACGACCATCGTCGCCGCCCCGGCGTCCGACCCGGCCGGCTTCAAGTACCTGGCGCCCTACACCGGCTCCGCCATCGGTCAGCAGTGGATGTACGAGGGCAAGCACGTCCTCATCGTCTTCGACGACCTGTCGAAGCAGGCCGACGCCTACCGCGCCGTGTCGCTGCTGCTGCGCCGCCCGCCGGGCCGCGAGGCCTACCCGGGCGACGTCTTCTACCTGCACTCCCGCCTGCTGGAGCGCTGCGCCAAGCTCTCCGACGAGATGGGCGCCGGCTCCATGACCGGCCTCCCGATCGTCGAGACCAAGGCCAACGACGTCTCGGCGTTCATCCCGACGAACGTCATCTCCATCACCGACGGCCAGTGCTTCCTGGAGTCCGACCTGTTCAACGCCGGTCAGCGCCCGGCCCTGAACGTCGGTATCTCCGTGTCGCGCGTCGGTGGCTCCGCCCAGCACAAGGCCATGAAGCAGGTCTCCGGCCGGCTCCGTGTCGACCTGGCCCAGTTCCGCGAGCTGGAGGCGTTCGCCGCCTTCGGTTCCGACCTGGACGCCGCGTCGAAGGCCGCCCTGGAGCGCGGCAAGCGCATGGTCGAGCTGCTGAAGCAGCCGCAGTACCAGCCGATGTCGACCGAGAACCAGGTCGTCTCCGTCTGGGCCGGCACCACCGGCAGGATGGACGACGTCCCGGTCCAGGACATCCGCCGCTTCGAGACGGAGCTGCTGGACTACCTGCACCGCGAGCACAAGTCGCTCATGACGTCGATCCGCGAGGGCGGCAAGATGTCGGACGACACGCTCGAGAAGGTCGCGGAGTGCATCGTGGACTTCAAGAAGCAGTTCGAGACCTTCGACGGCAAGCTGCTCGGCGAGGACGCCCCGGCCGCCGTCAACGTCTCCAAGTGA
- a CDS encoding MraY family glycosyltransferase, translating into MRDYLLTLCITAAVTYLLTGPVRKFAIAAGAMPEIRARDVHREPTPRLGGIAMFFGLCAGLLVADHLDNLNSVFELSNEPRALLSGAALIWLIGVLDDKFEIDALIKLGAQMIAAGVMVVQGLTILWLPIPGIGTVGLTQWQGTLLTVALVVLTINAVNFVDGLDGLAAGMVCLAAAAFFLYAYRIWFGYGIEAAAPATLFAAVLMGMCLGFLPHNMHPARIFMGDSGSMLIGLVLAASAISITGQVDPDTLLVFEGSTREATHAALPVFMPLLLPLTIIAIPMADLFLAIVRRTWNGQSPFAADRGHLHHRLLEIGHSHSRAVWIMYFWSSLIAFGTLTYSVHSESMWIILPIVVLSAVGLVLLLLPRFQPRAPLWAQSFVPPRYRRRRRTGEEGEPVPGEPSREGPGAAPEEPADSVRVPEGINGATAVGHRSRLPERGKVGSPR; encoded by the coding sequence GTGCGTGATTACCTGCTGACGCTCTGCATCACGGCCGCGGTGACCTATCTGCTCACCGGGCCGGTGCGGAAGTTCGCCATCGCGGCGGGCGCGATGCCCGAGATCCGCGCGCGTGACGTGCACCGAGAACCCACGCCCCGGCTGGGCGGCATCGCCATGTTCTTCGGCCTGTGCGCGGGCCTGCTGGTCGCGGACCACCTGGACAACCTCAACAGCGTCTTCGAGCTGTCCAACGAGCCGCGCGCGCTGCTCTCCGGTGCCGCCCTGATCTGGCTGATCGGCGTCCTGGACGACAAGTTCGAGATCGACGCGCTGATCAAGCTGGGCGCGCAGATGATCGCCGCGGGCGTCATGGTCGTGCAGGGTCTGACGATCCTGTGGCTGCCGATCCCGGGCATCGGCACGGTCGGGCTCACCCAGTGGCAGGGCACGCTGCTCACGGTCGCGCTGGTCGTCCTCACCATCAACGCCGTGAACTTCGTGGACGGCCTCGACGGCCTGGCCGCCGGCATGGTCTGCCTCGCCGCCGCCGCGTTCTTCCTGTACGCGTACCGGATCTGGTTCGGCTACGGGATCGAGGCCGCCGCGCCCGCGACGCTGTTCGCCGCCGTGCTGATGGGCATGTGCCTGGGCTTCCTGCCGCACAACATGCACCCGGCGCGGATCTTCATGGGCGACTCGGGGTCGATGCTGATCGGCCTGGTGCTGGCCGCGTCGGCGATCTCCATCACGGGTCAGGTGGACCCGGACACACTGCTGGTCTTCGAGGGCTCCACCCGCGAGGCGACGCACGCCGCGCTGCCGGTCTTCATGCCGCTGCTGCTGCCGCTGACGATCATCGCGATCCCGATGGCCGACCTGTTCCTGGCCATCGTGCGGCGCACCTGGAACGGCCAGTCGCCGTTCGCCGCCGACCGCGGGCACCTGCACCACCGGCTGCTCGAGATCGGCCACTCGCACAGCCGGGCCGTGTGGATCATGTACTTCTGGTCGTCGCTGATCGCCTTCGGAACCCTGACGTACTCCGTCCACTCGGAGTCCATGTGGATCATCCTGCCGATCGTGGTGCTGAGTGCGGTCGGCCTGGTGCTGCTGCTCCTGCCGCGCTTCCAGCCGCGCGCGCCGCTGTGGGCGCAGTCGTTCGTGCCGCCCCGCTACCGGCGCCGCAGGCGGACCGGCGAGGAGGGCGAGCCCGTCCCGGGGGAGCCGTCGCGGGAGGGGCCGGGCGCCGCCCCGGAGGAGCCCGCCGACTCCGTGCGGGTGCCGGAGGGGATCAACGGCGCGACCGCCGTGGGGCACCGCTCGCGGCTGCCCGAGCGGGGTAAAGTCGGTTCACCGCGTTGA
- a CDS encoding F0F1 ATP synthase subunit delta codes for MNGASREALAAARERLDALTDNTSVDAGRLAEELAAVTALLDREVSLRRVLTDPAQAGEAKADLAARLLSGQVGGETVDLVSGMVRSRWSASRDLVDALEELADTADLTAAQRAGVLDDVEDELFRFGRIAASSPELRAALSDRAATATAKGELLRRLLGGRAHAVTERLIIRLVTRPRGRSLEGGLESLSKLAAARRDRMVAVVTSAVPLTDQQKRRLGAALARMYGREMHLNLDVDPTVLGGISVRIGDEVVDGTIATRLDEASRRLAD; via the coding sequence ATGAACGGAGCGAGCCGCGAGGCACTGGCTGCCGCGCGCGAGCGTCTCGACGCGCTGACCGACAACACGTCGGTCGACGCCGGGAGGCTCGCCGAGGAGCTGGCCGCCGTCACCGCGCTGCTCGACCGCGAGGTGTCGCTGCGCCGGGTCCTCACCGACCCGGCGCAGGCCGGCGAGGCCAAGGCCGACCTGGCCGCGCGACTGCTGAGCGGTCAGGTGGGCGGGGAGACCGTCGACCTGGTCTCCGGCATGGTCCGCTCCCGCTGGTCCGCGTCGCGCGACCTGGTCGACGCGCTCGAGGAGCTGGCGGACACCGCGGACCTCACGGCCGCCCAGCGGGCCGGCGTCCTCGACGACGTCGAGGACGAGCTGTTCCGGTTCGGCCGCATCGCTGCCTCCAGCCCCGAGCTGCGGGCCGCGCTGTCCGACCGGGCCGCCACGGCCACCGCCAAGGGCGAGCTGCTGCGCCGCCTCCTGGGCGGCCGGGCGCACGCGGTCACCGAGCGGCTGATCATCCGCCTCGTCACCCGGCCGCGGGGACGTAGCCTGGAGGGGGGACTCGAGTCCCTGTCCAAGCTCGCCGCGGCGCGCCGGGACCGCATGGTCGCGGTGGTCACCTCGGCGGTACCGCTCACGGACCAGCAGAAGCGGCGCCTCGGCGCGGCGCTGGCCCGGATGTACGGCCGTGAGATGCACCTGAACCTGGACGTGGACCCCACGGTCCTCGGCGGGATCTCGGTGCGGATCGGTGACGAGGTCGTCGACGGCACGATCGCCACCCGCCTCGACGAGGCGTCGCGGCGACTGGCCGACTGA
- the atpE gene encoding ATP synthase F0 subunit C, whose protein sequence is MSALETLAAVNGNVGTIGYGLAAIGPGIGIGIIFGNGVQAIARQPEAAGLIRQNMLLGFAVVEALALIGFVVPFIVK, encoded by the coding sequence ATGTCTGCTCTCGAGACCCTCGCGGCTGTCAACGGCAACGTCGGCACCATCGGTTACGGCCTCGCCGCGATCGGCCCGGGTATCGGTATCGGCATCATCTTCGGCAACGGTGTGCAGGCCATCGCCCGCCAGCCCGAGGCCGCCGGCCTCATCCGCCAGAACATGCTGCTCGGCTTCGCCGTCGTCGAGGCCCTCGCGCTCATCGGCTTCGTCGTTCCGTTCATCGTCAAGTAA
- a CDS encoding DUF2550 domain-containing protein, whose amino-acid sequence MFLALLLSALVVALVVIGLFVFGLRRRLIQRSGGTFDCSLRWNVPEEDDTSGKGWVYGVARYSGDQVGWFRVFSYAPRPRRVLERASIEVLDRRMPEGEEELALLSDSVVLGCLHRGTRLELAMSEDALTGFLAWLEAAPPGQRVNVA is encoded by the coding sequence ATGTTCCTCGCTCTGCTGTTGAGCGCACTGGTCGTCGCACTGGTGGTGATCGGGCTCTTCGTCTTCGGCCTGCGCCGGCGGCTGATCCAGCGGTCGGGCGGCACCTTCGACTGCAGTCTGCGCTGGAACGTCCCCGAGGAGGACGACACCTCCGGCAAGGGCTGGGTGTACGGGGTGGCCCGGTACAGCGGCGACCAGGTCGGCTGGTTCCGCGTCTTCTCGTACGCGCCCCGGCCGCGCCGCGTCCTGGAGCGCGCCTCCATCGAGGTCCTGGACCGCCGTATGCCGGAGGGCGAGGAGGAGCTGGCGCTGCTGTCGGACTCCGTCGTGCTCGGCTGCCTCCACCGGGGGACGCGCCTGGAGCTCGCCATGAGCGAGGACGCCCTGACCGGGTTCCTCGCCTGGCTGGAGGCCGCGCCCCCCGGCCAACGGGTGAACGTGGCGTAG